The Deltaproteobacteria bacterium genome includes the window TTTCTGCCATTCGCCTGCTATTACAGTGTTGCCATATTCTGCGGCGCGGGTCGCCAATTCTAAAATCAGTGCGAGGGTGAACTGCGCCACGGATTGCGTCGCGTAGCCCGGCACGTTGCAGACTTTGACGCCGCGCTTCGCTGCTTCCTCTTTGTCGATGATGTCGGTGCCGGTGGCGGCGACGGCGATCAGTTTCAGATCGCGCGCTTCAGGGGAGTTTAAAATCGCTTTGTCAATGACGGCCTTGTTGGTGACGGCAATCGTCTGGCCGGCGATTCGTTCGATGGTTTCGGCGGGACTGGTGACCTGATGCACCGTGCAATTCCACGCGTTGGTAAAAAGTTCCAGCGGCATGTCGCCGTAGGTGGCGGCGTCGAGAAAGACGATTCTAATCTTCGGCGCGCTCATTTCGCCAACTTTCCTTGGGCTTCAAGTATTTTTGCTTCGTCCCAGAAGCGGTCCATCTCTTCGAGGGAAGAATCGGTGAATTCTTTATTCGCGTGGCGCAATTTCGCTTCGACATGGTGGAAGCGCTGGGTGAAGCGGTCAATGGTTTGCGCCAAGACGGTTTCGGACTCGACGTCGAGAAAGCGCGCGATATTGACCATGGTGAAAAGCAGATCGCCCAGTTCTTCTCCTGTATGAGTTTTGTCGCCGGAGGCCACCGCGTCTTTGAGTTCGCGCATCTCTTCGTCGACTTTGGCCCAAACCTGATCGATGTTCGGCCACTCGAAGCCCAAGCTGGCGGCGCGCCGGGAAATCGCTTGGGCGCGCGCCAGCGCCGGCATGGCCCGCGGCACGTTGCCGAGCGCGGATTTTATTTCGCCGTTGGGCTTTTCTTTAGCCTTGAGCTGGGCGCGCTGTTTGAGCGCGGCGGCGGGATCTTCCGGCAGCGGCTCGCCGGCGAAGACGTAGGGATGACGGCGCACCAGTTTGTCGGTGAGTATGTCGATGACGTCAGCGATGGTGAAGCGGGCGGCTTCTTTGGCGATCTGAGAGTGAAAGACCACTTGCAGCAGCACGTCACCCAGTTCTTCTTTTAACTTGGTCACGTCGCCTTCGTCGATGGCGTCGAGCAATTCGTAGGTTTCTTCGAGCAAGCAAGGTTTGAGCGAGAGATGGGTTTGCTCTTTGTCCCATGGGCAGCCGTCGGCGCCGCGAAGTTGCGCCATCACATTCAATAGTTCGGTAAGTTTTTGTTCGGTGTCTCGATCGCTCACTGTTTAGCCTCCGACTTTTCCCTCCGACGGTGATGTGCTAAGTCATGGTCGATCGATTTATAACAGACTCGAAGGAGAAAACCATGCCGACGGCGATGCTCGACGGAATTGAAACTTACTATGAAACCCACGGTTCAGGCACGCCGATCTTGATGTGCGCGCCGGGGGGCTTCGACGCGACGATTGAAAAGTGGCGCGTGGCGAGCGCGTGGACCGGCATCGACGCGATTAAGACTCTCGCGGCTGAACACACGGTTATTCTCTACGACCGGCGCGAGTGCGGCCAGTCGGGCGGGCGGGTCGAACGGCTGAGTTGGGCGAGTTACACAGCCCAGGGAAAGGCGCTGCTCGATCATTTGAAAATCGACTCCGCCTTCGTCATGGGCGGCTGCATGGGCTGCTCGGTGGCCTTGGCCTTCGGCGTGCACTATCCCGAAGTCACACGCGGCTTGATCCTGCATTGGCCGGTGGGTGGCCATCGTTGGAAAGTTGGCGCCCAAGATCGGTTCCAGCGCCACTACAATTTCACCAAGCAAAACGGTCTGAGCACGGTCATCGAACGGTCGCGCGATAAGAAAAATTTCTGGCTCGACCCGGAGACTGGTCCCTGGGCTGGCTTGCTCGCGCAGGATGAAAAATTCGCTGCGGCATTCGCCCAACAAAACTTAGAGCGTTATCTCGGCCTAATTCTCACCACCGGCCGCGCCATGTTCGACCGCGACACCGCCACCGGCGCCGAGGCTGAAGAGGTGCTGGGCACCGGCGCGCCGACGTTGATTATCCCCGGCGACGATCAGTCCCACGCGACTTCGGCGGCGCATTATTTACGCGAACTTCTGCCCAAGGCGGATTTTTGGAACGTCATGCCGCCGGAGCAAACGACGCAGAAGATTTGCGCGCAGGTGCTAGAGTTTTGCCGTAAGCATGATTCAATTTTTGTGAAATCGGTTCGCTGAGGGGTGGACCGTCGCGGTAAAATTTGATAGACAAAACCCACTTCAAACTACATTCAATAATCTAAGGAGGTCCCGATGGACGTTACTAATTCTACGGTCCAACTCAATACCACTGACGGCAAGATGGACGCTTACGTGGCGCAGCCAAAGGATGGCGGCAGTTATCCCGGCGTGGTGGTGTTGCAAGAAGCTTTCGGCGTCAACGATCACATGAAGAAGGTTTCCGATCGGATCGCAGCGGAAGGCTACGTGGCGATTTGTCCGGATATTTATCATCGTGAGACCGAGCGGGTGATTCCGTTTTCCGACATGGGCAAAGCGATCGCGACTTTGCAGCGGGTGCAGGATCCCAAGGCGATGGAAGATGTCGGCGCGGCGCTCGCCCATCTAAAATCCCAGAGCAACGTCAAGGCCGGCTCTCTCGGCGTCGTCGGCTTTTGCATGGGCGGCCGGCTGACCTATCTGACCGCGGCGCACCATGCCAACGACGTCAAATGCGCGGTGCCCTACTACGGCGGCGGCATCACCATGGGCAATCCGAGCCCGCTATCGCGCACCGGTGAGATCAAGTGTCCGATGTATCTTTTTTTCGGCGCTAAGGATCAATTGATCCCGATGGATCAAGTCGGCCAGATCAACACCGAGCTGACCACCAAACAAGTTCCCTTCCAGATGAAAATTTATCCCGATGCCGGCCACGGCTTTTTCTGCGACGAGCGCGGCAGCTATAACGAAAAGGGTGCCAAGGACGCTTGGGAAAAAACCAAGTCTTTCTTCGCCCAGCATTTGAAGTAGTTTGCCTGTCGGTTGGGTTTAAGGGAGAGGAAAAGCAAAAAACTTTTCCTCTCCCTTTTTTTGTTTCTGTAAAAATTTTCCGTTACAGTAGCTTTCACCATGCCACGTAAGAACAAGCCAGACGAAATCAAGGTCGGCCTCGTGCAAATGCGTTGCGGCGCCGATCCGGCGGCCAATCTCGCTAAAGCGATCGGACGCATCGAAGCCGCGGCCAAGCGCGGCGCGAAAATTATCTGCCTGCAAGAACTGTTTCGCTCGCGCTACTTTTGCCAGAGCGAGGATGCGCGTAATTTTAAATTGGCCGAAACGATTCCCGGTCCGAGTACCGACGCGCTGGTGCAAGTGGCGCGTAAACGGAAGGTGGTTATCGTCGCTTCGTTGTTCGAGCGGCGTACCGCCGGTTTGTATCATAACACCGCGGTGGTGATCGATGCCGATGGATCGCTGGTCGGCAAGTACCGCAAGATGCATATCCCCGACGATCCGCTCTATTACGAAAAATTTTATTTTACTCCTGGAGACCTGGGCTTTCCGAGTTTTCAGACACGTTACGCCAAGATCGCCGTATTGGTCTGTTGGGATCAATGGTTTCCCGAAGGGGCGCGCTTGGCGGCGCTGGCGGGAGCGCAGATCATTTTTTATCCCACCGCCATCGGTTGGATTCCCAACGAGCCGCGCGCCGTTGCGCGCGAGCAGCGCAACGCCTGGGAGCTGATCCAACGTTCCCACGCGGTCGCCAACGGCGTGTTCGTCGCCGCGGCCAATCGCGTCGGTCGCGAAGGTAAAATAAACTTCTGGGGGCATTCCTTCGTCGCTGGACCGTTTGGCGAAATCGTCGCCAGCGCCGGCGATACGCGCGAAGAAATTCTCATCGCCAAGTGCGATCTCGCCAAGATCGAGCAGACGCGCCAGAGTTGGCCGTTTCTGCGCGACCGGCGCATCGATGCTTACAGTTTGCTGCTCACCCGCATGCTCGACCGTTAATTCGCCCCGCTTCTCATGAACGCTTCTGACTCGAATTTGGCGACACCCGCGTCGCTCGGCTACGCGATGCCGGCCGAATGGGCGCGTCATCGCGCCACTTGGCTCTCGTGGCCGACTAATTTAGAAACCTGGCCGACCTACTTGGAACAGGTGCGCGAAATTTGGCTGCGCATGATCTGCGCCTTGGCGCTTCATGAGCACGTCTATTTGTTGGTCGCCGATGAAGCGACGCAACAGCGGGTTGTCGCACTTTTGCGCGCAGCCAAGTGCGATCTCGCCAACGTCACGCTGCTAAAAATTTCCACCGTCGATGTTTGGATGCGCGACTACGGGCCGACCTTCGTGACTCGCGCTTCGGCTGACGCGCCGCTGGCGTTTAACGATTGGATCTTCAATGGTTGGGGCGGCAAGTATCCGTCCTACGAGCAAGACGAACGGGTCGCGCGGGCGATCGCCGAGCTGCTCAAAGTTCCGGTCTTCGATCATAAGGTGATTCTCGAAGGCGGTTCCATCGAGGTCAACGGCGCGGGGATTTGTCTCACCACGGAGCAGTGTTTGCTCAACCCCAATCGTAACCCGCATTTGAGCCGAGGCGAGATCGAGCAATTGTTAAAAAACTCTCTCGGCGTCGAACAGGTGATCTGGCTCGGCGAGGGAATCGTCGGCGACGACACCGACGGCCATATCGACGATATCGCCCGCTTCGTCAATCCAACCACGATTACGTGCATCGTCGAAACGAATTCCCGCGACGACAATTACGCTTTTCTGCAAGACAACTATGAGCGCTTGCAAAGCGCACGCGATGCGCGTGGCGGCAAATTCGAAATCGTCACGCTGCCTTGTCCGGCGCCGGTTTATTATGACGGCGCGCGGCTGCCGGCGAGCTACGTAAATTTCTACATCGCCAATGAAATCGTTTTGGCGCCGGTGTTTGGCGATGCCAGGGACCAAGCCGCCTTGGGAATTCTGCAAGAGCTGTTCGCCGATCGCAAAGTGATCGGGCTGCGCTGCAACGAAGTGGTCGCCGGTTTGGGCGCGATTCACTGTGTGACGCAACAGGAGCCGGCGATAAATTTCTCGCGGCCTTGACAATTTCGCCGCCGCGCCTATGCTAACCAGCTGTATGGGTCAGATCATTCAGCTCCAGGAACTGCACCAAGCCCGCCGCCGACGTTCCGAAAAAGTCAGCATGGAAAATTGTGTCGAGTTGCTCGAATGGAATCTGAAAAAAAGCATCGATAATTATTTCGGCGCGCCGCGCGAAGAGCGTTCCATGCGCGCGATACAGATTCGCAAGCTCAGCGAAATTCTCGAATCCGCCCTACGTCTTCTCTGATCGCGCCACGGTTGATCGTGGAACCATCCAACCCCCTGGTCCTGCTGCTTCTGTTATTTCTCGGTTTGATTGCGATCGGCTGGTTTTTTTTGCGCCGGCTCGAATCATTGTTGCGCAACAAGCCTGAAGATTCTTCGTTCCTATTGATGCAGCAGCAAGTCGATCAGTTGCGCTTGCAATTCAGCCAAAGTTTGGACAATAGCACGCAATCGATCCAACAGCAGTTGGGCCAGCTCCTGGGCCACGTCAATCAACGCTTGCGCGAGAACGCCGACGTGCTCAGCCAAACCCAGCAGAGCCTGGGGGAGCGGCTCGACCACGCCTCCCAAGTGGTCGGCCAAGTGCAACGCAGTCTCGGCGGTTTGGAAGAAGCCAATCGGAAGATTTATGAAGTCGGCAAAGATATCGCCTCGCTGCAGGAAATTTTACGCGCGCCCAAACTGCGCGGCGGCTTGGGCGAATATTTTCTCGAAGAATTGCTCGGCCAGATTCTGCCGCCGCAGCATTTTGCCACCCAGCATGGCTTTCGCAGCGGCGAAAAAGTTGACGCGGTGGTGAAACTCGGCGCTTCCTTGGTTCCGGTGGATGCCAAGTTTCCGCTGGAGAACTTCAAACGCATGCTCGACGCCACCGGCGACGAGGAAAAAAATCGCGCCAAGCGCCAATTTGGCGCGGATGTGAAAAAACATATCGACGCCATCGCGGCCAAGTATATTTTGCCGGACGAGGGCACTTACGATTTCGCGTTGATGTATATTCCGGCAGAAAATATTTACTACGAGACGATCATCAAAGACGATTCGCCCGACGGCAAGAGTCTGTCGCACTACGCGCTGGCCAAACATGTCATACCGGTGTCGCCGAACACGCTCTACGCTTATTTGCAGGCGATCGTGCTCGGTCTCAAGGGCATGAAGGTCGAAGAGCGCGCCAAGGAGATCCTCGAGTACTTGGGCCGATTGAACGGCGAGTTTGCCAAGTTTCGCGACGAGTTTTCGTTATTGGGCAAACATTTGGGCCATGCCCAAGCGAGTTATCAAAGCGCCGAGCGCCGCCTCGAACAGTTCGGCCAGCGGCTGGCGGCCGCCGAGGGCGAGCGCCAAGAATTGTTCGAAGCGTCTCTGCGCGCCAAGCCGCAATAGCGGCTTGCACGTTTAGTAAAGACCAACCGGGAGAGCTGATGACGTGCGCTTGAGTTTGTTTTCCCGCCTCGCGATCGGTTATCTGTCGATTCTGCTCATGGTTGCGGGTGTGAGTTCCTATGCGATCTTGATGCTGCGCCAATTCGGCGGCCTCGCCGAGTCGATTGTCAAAATCGACAACCCGATTCTCGACCATGAAAAAGCCCTCGCCGATCTGTTGCTCGGCCAAAGCCGCGCCGAGCAGAAATATGTGATCACTAAAGACGAGGTTTGGTATTTGGAATTCGTTCGTTTAAAAAATGAGTTCCAAGCGCAGCTGGCGCGGGCG containing:
- a CDS encoding nucleoside triphosphate pyrophosphohydrolase — encoded protein: MAQLRGADGCPWDKEQTHLSLKPCLLEETYELLDAIDEGDVTKLKEELGDVLLQVVFHSQIAKEAARFTIADVIDILTDKLVRRHPYVFAGEPLPEDPAAALKQRAQLKAKEKPNGEIKSALGNVPRAMPALARAQAISRRAASLGFEWPNIDQVWAKVDEEMRELKDAVASGDKTHTGEELGDLLFTMVNIARFLDVESETVLAQTIDRFTQRFHHVEAKLRHANKEFTDSSLEEMDRFWDEAKILEAQGKLAK
- a CDS encoding alpha/beta hydrolase: MVDRFITDSKEKTMPTAMLDGIETYYETHGSGTPILMCAPGGFDATIEKWRVASAWTGIDAIKTLAAEHTVILYDRRECGQSGGRVERLSWASYTAQGKALLDHLKIDSAFVMGGCMGCSVALAFGVHYPEVTRGLILHWPVGGHRWKVGAQDRFQRHYNFTKQNGLSTVIERSRDKKNFWLDPETGPWAGLLAQDEKFAAAFAQQNLERYLGLILTTGRAMFDRDTATGAEAEEVLGTGAPTLIIPGDDQSHATSAAHYLRELLPKADFWNVMPPEQTTQKICAQVLEFCRKHDSIFVKSVR
- a CDS encoding dienelactone hydrolase family protein is translated as MDVTNSTVQLNTTDGKMDAYVAQPKDGGSYPGVVVLQEAFGVNDHMKKVSDRIAAEGYVAICPDIYHRETERVIPFSDMGKAIATLQRVQDPKAMEDVGAALAHLKSQSNVKAGSLGVVGFCMGGRLTYLTAAHHANDVKCAVPYYGGGITMGNPSPLSRTGEIKCPMYLFFGAKDQLIPMDQVGQINTELTTKQVPFQMKIYPDAGHGFFCDERGSYNEKGAKDAWEKTKSFFAQHLK
- a CDS encoding carbon-nitrogen hydrolase; translated protein: MPRKNKPDEIKVGLVQMRCGADPAANLAKAIGRIEAAAKRGAKIICLQELFRSRYFCQSEDARNFKLAETIPGPSTDALVQVARKRKVVIVASLFERRTAGLYHNTAVVIDADGSLVGKYRKMHIPDDPLYYEKFYFTPGDLGFPSFQTRYAKIAVLVCWDQWFPEGARLAALAGAQIIFYPTAIGWIPNEPRAVAREQRNAWELIQRSHAVANGVFVAAANRVGREGKINFWGHSFVAGPFGEIVASAGDTREEILIAKCDLAKIEQTRQSWPFLRDRRIDAYSLLLTRMLDR
- a CDS encoding agmatine deiminase family protein codes for the protein MPAEWARHRATWLSWPTNLETWPTYLEQVREIWLRMICALALHEHVYLLVADEATQQRVVALLRAAKCDLANVTLLKISTVDVWMRDYGPTFVTRASADAPLAFNDWIFNGWGGKYPSYEQDERVARAIAELLKVPVFDHKVILEGGSIEVNGAGICLTTEQCLLNPNRNPHLSRGEIEQLLKNSLGVEQVIWLGEGIVGDDTDGHIDDIARFVNPTTITCIVETNSRDDNYAFLQDNYERLQSARDARGGKFEIVTLPCPAPVYYDGARLPASYVNFYIANEIVLAPVFGDARDQAALGILQELFADRKVIGLRCNEVVAGLGAIHCVTQQEPAINFSRP
- a CDS encoding DNA recombination protein RmuC, giving the protein MEPSNPLVLLLLLFLGLIAIGWFFLRRLESLLRNKPEDSSFLLMQQQVDQLRLQFSQSLDNSTQSIQQQLGQLLGHVNQRLRENADVLSQTQQSLGERLDHASQVVGQVQRSLGGLEEANRKIYEVGKDIASLQEILRAPKLRGGLGEYFLEELLGQILPPQHFATQHGFRSGEKVDAVVKLGASLVPVDAKFPLENFKRMLDATGDEEKNRAKRQFGADVKKHIDAIAAKYILPDEGTYDFALMYIPAENIYYETIIKDDSPDGKSLSHYALAKHVIPVSPNTLYAYLQAIVLGLKGMKVEERAKEILEYLGRLNGEFAKFRDEFSLLGKHLGHAQASYQSAERRLEQFGQRLAAAEGERQELFEASLRAKPQ